In Cotesia glomerata isolate CgM1 linkage group LG1, MPM_Cglom_v2.3, whole genome shotgun sequence, one genomic interval encodes:
- the LOC123267340 gene encoding uncharacterized protein LOC123267340: MVGDCTAAREIEIRRRNNNLQFIADTHRSYDALQYPLIFWKGQHGYCINIKQRDPVSGAETNKNVSSKDYYAYRLMIRRGLDNVILRCRELCQQFMVDMYAKIESERLRYLRYNQQKLRAEEYIHLRDAINNNADVAEIGNHVILPSSYVGSPRHMQEYIQDALTFVREYGRPCLFITFTCNPKWPEITSLLLPGQNAIHRHDITARVFRQKLKSLISFITKSHVFGPTRC, encoded by the exons ATGGTTGGCGATTGTACAGCTGCACGAGAAATTGAGATTcgtagaagaaataataatcttcagttCATTGCTGACACACATCGTTCATATGACGCTCTCCAATATCCGCTAATATTCTGGAAGGGACAACACGGATATTGCATAAACATAAAACAACGAGATCCCGTATCAG GAGctgaaacaaacaagaacgtTAGCTCAAAGGATTATTATGCGTACCGATTAATGATTAGACGTGGCCTGGACAACGTCATTTTACGATGTCGTGAGCTTTGTCAACAATTCATGGTCGACATGTACGCGAAGATTGAGAGCGAACGACTACGATACTTACGATATAATCAACAAAAGCTGCGCGCGGAAGAGTACATTCATTTGCGAGACGCTATCAACAACAACGCCGACGTCGCCGAAATAGGTAACCATGTCATTTTACCATCATCGTACGTAGGCAGTCCACGTCATATGCAAGAATATATACAGGATGCTCTGACTTTCGTGCGCGAATATGGACGAccatgtttatttatcacgttCACATGTAATCCAAAATGGCCAGAGATTACATCTTTGCTACTGCCTGGCCAAAATGCAATACATCGCCATGACATTACAGCACGTGTGTTCAGACAAAAGTTGAAGTCTTTAATAAGTTTCATTACTAAATCACATGTATTTGGTCCCACACGTTGCTGA
- the LOC123270309 gene encoding uncharacterized protein LOC123270309 — MRNVVKTMFNAWTCGGCDYDKDIKKIMSELLKKEIQILYSGVGRVTKGVGKENFSATEVFSLIREFIENKYSDQKKTMKIIRVISTYLSGAGDRDGGRLTRPKD, encoded by the exons ATGAGAAATGTTgtt AAAACTATGTTCAATGCCTGGACTTGTGGAGGCTGTGACTATGATAAAgacatcaaaaaaattatgtcagagttattaaaaaaagaaatacaaattttatacaGCGGAGTTGGACGAGTAACGAAAGGTGTTGGAAAGGAAAATTTCAGTGCTACTGAAGTTTTTTCATTGATTCGAG aGTTCATCGAAAACAAATATTCtgaccaaaaaaaaaccatGAAGATTATCAGGGTCATAAGTACGTATCTATCCGGAGCTGGAGATCGTGACGGTGGAAGATTAACACGTCcaaaagattaa
- the LOC123270265 gene encoding uncharacterized protein LOC123270265 has translation MEYIISASYHTLDLQKIRSILHLLGSFSVKLKDIDQRLSADNRPSSYSSENKTLSKVKKALPLKNKDDVTQFETDLEKVTDFRREFVKIVSQVGGANGKEFSERLLNVLFSPSFAQHNTWDGKKNKYKVADLIVVKICEEVVLAKFTSYDSAEFSKTCNNWFRLGNQRAKQQPAQVQKQNQQVNNDQSSKNNN, from the exons ATGGAATACATCATCTCTGCCTCCTACCACACACTTGACCTTCA GAAAATTAGATCAATTTTACATCTATTGGGATCATTCTCAGTAAAGCTGAAGGACATAGATCAGCGATTAAGTGCAGATAATCGTCCCAGTTCTTACTCTTCAGAAAATAAAACGttatcaaaagtaaaaaaagctttgccattgaaaaataaagatgATGTAACCCAATTTGAAACTGATTTGGAAAAAGTTACCGATTTCCGTCGAGAATTT GTGAAAATCGTGAGTCAAGTTGGTGGAGCGAATGGTAAGGAGTTCAGTGAACGATTATTAAACGTGCTATTTTCTCCGTCATTTGCGCAGCACAATACATGGGACgggaaaaaaaacaaatacaagGTTGCTGATCTAATAGTTGTTAAAATTTGCGAAG AGGTGGTATTGGCAAAATTTACGTCTTATGACAGTgctgaattttcaaaaacctGTAATAATTGGTTCCGATTAGGAAATCAAAGGGCAAAACAGCAGCCAGCGCAAgtacaaaaacaaaatcaaCAAGTAAATAATGATCaatcaagtaaaaataataattaa